A single window of Hyla sarda isolate aHylSar1 chromosome 2, aHylSar1.hap1, whole genome shotgun sequence DNA harbors:
- the OVCA2 gene encoding esterase OVCA2 isoform X1 produces MAAPARGTGTSEKVLRLLALHGYWQNEHSFRERTGALRKNLKNRAEIVMVSAPLCIPEPEEGGGQREDPRGWWFSDPGKSGFNAMDETKSCAGLEESLDTVAKAFSELGPFDGILGYSQGAAFAAMLCALKQQGDPRFQFNFAILVAGFKSRAHEHAHFYKEPITVPSLHVFGDTDRVIPGDMSQDLAAHFIDPVLLTHPGGHYIPVCAAQKKVYFPFLDSFRK; encoded by the exons ATGGCGGCGCCCGCAAGAGGAACTGGTACTAGTGAGAAAGTTCTGCGGCTCCTGGCCCTGCACGGCTACTGGCAGAACGAACACAGCTTccgggagaggacgggagccctGAGGAAAAACCTGAAAAACCGGGCGGAGATCGTCATGGTCAGCGCCCCCCTGTGTATCCCGGAGCCGG AAGAAGGAGGTGGTCAAAGAGAAGACCCCAGAGGCTGGTGGTTCTCCGACCCTGGGAAGAGTGGTTTTAATGCCATGGATGAGACCAAGTCATGTGCCGGCTTAGAGGAGTCCCTGGACACCGTGGCCAAGGCGTTTTCTGAACTTGGACCTTTTGATGGCATTTTAGGTTACAGCCAAGGAGCTGCTTTTGCAGCCATGCTGTGCGCCCTAAAGCAGCAGGGAGATCCTCGCTTCCAGTTCAACTTTGCTATACTGGTTGCTGGTTTCAAAAGCCGAGCACATGAACATGCACATTTCTACAAAGAGCCCATCACTGTTCCGTCACTTCATGTGTTTGGTGACACCGATCGTGTCATCCCTGGAGATATGAGCCAAGATCTAGCCGCCCATTTCATAGACCCGGTTTTGCTGACGCATCCAGGAGGACACTACATCCCAGTGTGCGCAGCTCAGAAGAAAGTCTACTTTCCATTCTTAGACTCTTTCAGAAAATAA
- the OVCA2 gene encoding esterase OVCA2 isoform X2, translated as MAAPARGTGTSEKVLRLLALHGYWQNEHSFRERTGALRKNLKNRAEIVMVSAPLCIPEPEGGGQREDPRGWWFSDPGKSGFNAMDETKSCAGLEESLDTVAKAFSELGPFDGILGYSQGAAFAAMLCALKQQGDPRFQFNFAILVAGFKSRAHEHAHFYKEPITVPSLHVFGDTDRVIPGDMSQDLAAHFIDPVLLTHPGGHYIPVCAAQKKVYFPFLDSFRK; from the exons ATGGCGGCGCCCGCAAGAGGAACTGGTACTAGTGAGAAAGTTCTGCGGCTCCTGGCCCTGCACGGCTACTGGCAGAACGAACACAGCTTccgggagaggacgggagccctGAGGAAAAACCTGAAAAACCGGGCGGAGATCGTCATGGTCAGCGCCCCCCTGTGTATCCCGGAGCCGG AAGGAGGTGGTCAAAGAGAAGACCCCAGAGGCTGGTGGTTCTCCGACCCTGGGAAGAGTGGTTTTAATGCCATGGATGAGACCAAGTCATGTGCCGGCTTAGAGGAGTCCCTGGACACCGTGGCCAAGGCGTTTTCTGAACTTGGACCTTTTGATGGCATTTTAGGTTACAGCCAAGGAGCTGCTTTTGCAGCCATGCTGTGCGCCCTAAAGCAGCAGGGAGATCCTCGCTTCCAGTTCAACTTTGCTATACTGGTTGCTGGTTTCAAAAGCCGAGCACATGAACATGCACATTTCTACAAAGAGCCCATCACTGTTCCGTCACTTCATGTGTTTGGTGACACCGATCGTGTCATCCCTGGAGATATGAGCCAAGATCTAGCCGCCCATTTCATAGACCCGGTTTTGCTGACGCATCCAGGAGGACACTACATCCCAGTGTGCGCAGCTCAGAAGAAAGTCTACTTTCCATTCTTAGACTCTTTCAGAAAATAA